The sequence ATATGCCCTTTGTTTGCATACCGTGTTAGCCCAACTATTACCCCTCTTGCATCGCTTCTCCAATATGGAGCAAATAAACCTGAAAACGCTGGAACAAAATAAACTCCACCATTATCTTCAACACTACTTGCAAGGGCTTCAATATCTGCGCTTTTTTCAAAAAACTTTAAATTATCTCTAAGCCACTGCACAAGCGCACCTGTTATTGCAATAGAGCCTTCTAAAGCATACGATTGCGGTTCATCACCAAACTTATAGGCAACGGTAGTTAACAAACCAGAATTACTTTTAACAAGTTTTTCTCCTGTGTTAAGAAGAAGAAAACACCCTGTTCCATAAGTATTTTTTGCTTCACCTTCTTCAAAACAAGTCTGTCCAACTAAAGCTGCCTGTTGATCACCAAGTGCTCCACCTATAGGCACACCTTTTAAGAAATCAAGTTCAGTATAACCATAGAGATTAGTATCCGAGGATGGGCGGATCTCCGGAAGTATGTTTCTTGGTATGTTAAAGTTTTTAAGGATATCTTCATCATACGTAAGAGTTTCTATGTTCATTAGCATTGTTCTTGATGCATTTGTCACATCTGTTATATGCTTTCCTTTACCTTCTCCACCTGTAAGATTGAATATTAAAAATGAATCTATTGTGCCAAAAAGCACCTCTCCTTTAAGGGTATCTTTCATTACCTCTGGATTGTTCTCTAGGATCCACAAAAGTTTAAAAAGAGAAAAATAAGTTGAGGGAGGAAGTCCTGTTTTCCTTCTTAGAAGCTCTGCCTCTTCTTTTGTAATTCTTTCAATGTAATCTTTAGTGCGTGTATCTTGCCAAACGATTGCATTGTAATACGGTTTGCCTGTTTTTCTATTCCAGACAACGGTTGTTTCTCTCTGGTTTGTTATACCCAAAGAAGCAATATCATTTGGAGAGATATTACTTTTTTCAAGGGTTGCTTTTATTACTGTTTTCGTGTTTTTCCAAATTTCCATTGGGTCATGCTCAACCCAACCAGGTTTTGGAAAAATCTGTTTATGCTCAACTTGGTTAGATGCGATAATATTTCCACTTTTATCAAAGATTATAAACCTTGTGCTTGTTGTTCCCTGATCAATAGCAGCGATGTAATTTTTTCCCATTTTCTCACCTCATAATAACTTACTACCATTTTAGTGGTGTCTCTGGTTCTTTTCCTTTGACTAATCTATCGATATTCTCACGCATGGCAAGAATCATAAAGAGTGCTCCTAAAAGTGAAAAAATCGCATAGCTTAGTGGGAATTTCGGTGTTTTGACTAACAATGTCAAAATGGCTATACCCAGTGTAAGCCACCAAGAAAAGATGATATTTGATAAACTCATCCTTCTTGTTATAAGAAGAACAATAGGAAGCGCAGGAAAGAAAATCAAAAAATAATGTAGACCTATAAGACCTGAGATTGCTCCGTAGTATGCAGAAGCACCTTTTCCTCCTCTAAAGTGTAAGAAAACTGGAAACACTTGACCTACCATGGGAAGTATTGCAACAATTATGACAAACCATTGATTAGATAAATTTACTCTTGCAAGGTATGCAGGTAATAACCCTTTTGAAAAATCAAGCAAGGCAGATACCGTTGCCCATCTCCAACCAAGTGCTCTTGACACATTTGTTGAAGATGCAGACTTTGATCCTATTTGAAGCACATCGACTTTATTAACTTTACCGATAATAAAACCGAAAGGAATAGACCCAAGTAGATAGGCACAAACTGACAAAAGTAAAAATTTAATAAATTCGTTCATTTACCCTCCTTAAAACCTCACTACATATGGGTACCTCAATTTTCTTTTTACGTGCTAACTCTATGATATTTCCAATGTAGTAATCAATTTCATCAATGTTGCCCTTCTCTTTTGCCCCCCTCAGTTTTAAGACCATAACCGCAATTAAACTTCTAAAAAGTGAAAGAAGACCTACAGGTAATACCTTAACAAGTTTTGCAAAGAATTTAATTGGATAATGTGGAAAATTTGAAAATTCTCCACCGTTTGCCTCAACAACTCTTATGTATTCCTTTAATAAGCCAATTTCTTCTTCAAAAGATTTTTTGTCTTTTAAACCTTCATAGATATTTAAACCATTTGAAAAAGATGGTAGTCCAATTAGATTTGTAAAAAGTTTTGAATACTCCATGTTTTTGATATCTTCTTTTTTTACAGTCGTAAATTCGAATTTTGCATCTTTAAAAACTTCAATAAGATCATCTAAATCATCTTTTCCAAAGGCAACTCCGAAAGCAACTCTAATTGGTGTTTTATAAGAAATTATGGTATTTGCATCTTTTGTCATTGAGACTGCGTTGAAAAGCACGAGTCGAATAATTCTTATTTCAGATGGTATCTTATGGAAGGTTTCGTAAATTGCTTCTTTTGCTTCATCTACTGCGGTAATCCCATTTTGGGATAGTATTAAGTTAACAGGTTTTCCAATTTTGGTTAGATACTCTTTTAGCACTTCTTTAATAGGATTTTTTACGGTAAGAAATAGAAAATCGACATCCTCGTTTAAGTTATTTGTTAATAAATTTGTGCCTAATTTAAACAGTTCTCTGTTCTTGTTTATAAAAACATTTCCTTTAAGAATTTTTTCGTATGATTTTTTACCTGCGAACCCAAAAATCTTTACAGTATTTTTAAGTTCATAGGCAAAAAGGCTGCCCGTTCTTCCCCCAACTCCAACTATTGCAATTTTCATCTCAAATAGATTATAAAAAATAATTTATTTTTTCAAAGGTTTTTTAGACTGTTTATATTTTCTTTTATTTAATGTTTTCTTAATTTAGAAATTAAAAGACAGTTATTTTTCTTTTGTCATTTTTAGCGTAAATGAAGCATATATCCTCTTTGGGAGTATCGAATGGGATTATTCTACTCCCCTCAAGGCTCCCTTTGAGTAATTAAAAAGAGTAAAAAGGTAAGATTCTTCGGCTTCGCACTTGCTTACACAAGGAAAAGAGCGAAGAATGACCCTCCCACCTCGTCATCCTGAGCACGTTCGCTTCGCTCAGTGTAAACTTAAGCGAAGGATCTCATATTTGAGGGGGTAAAAAGCACCCCCTCAAGACTCCCCCAAAAAGCATAAACGGATGAGATTCTTCCTCACTCACTACGCTTGTTCGTCAGAATGAATCTTTGTAGTCATCCTGAGCGATAGCGAAGGATCTATTATTTGAGAGGGAAACCCCCTCAAGACTCCCCCAAAAAGCATAAACGGATGAGATTCTTCCTCGGCAAAAGACGCCTCGTCAGAATGTACCGTGTTGTGTCAATACCTTTTAAGAGGAATTTTTAAAATTTTTGCATAATTCTTTTTAATCCTTTAGTAATCAGTAATTCTTA comes from Caldisericaceae bacterium and encodes:
- the glpK gene encoding glycerol kinase GlpK, coding for MGKNYIAAIDQGTTSTRFIIFDKSGNIIASNQVEHKQIFPKPGWVEHDPMEIWKNTKTVIKATLEKSNISPNDIASLGITNQRETTVVWNRKTGKPYYNAIVWQDTRTKDYIERITKEEAELLRRKTGLPPSTYFSLFKLLWILENNPEVMKDTLKGEVLFGTIDSFLIFNLTGGEGKGKHITDVTNASRTMLMNIETLTYDEDILKNFNIPRNILPEIRPSSDTNLYGYTELDFLKGVPIGGALGDQQAALVGQTCFEEGEAKNTYGTGCFLLLNTGEKLVKSNSGLLTTVAYKFGDEPQSYALEGSIAITGALVQWLRDNLKFFEKSADIEALASSVEDNGGVYFVPAFSGLFAPYWRSDARGVIVGLTRYANKGHIARAALEATAYQTKDVILAMEKDSNTKLQRLKVDGGMVVNELLMQFQADIINVPVIRPKVIETTSLGAAYAASLAVGVFSSKEELKRNWRVDKIFVPKMDDTKREKLYQSWLKAVEKSFNLAE
- a CDS encoding glycerol-3-phosphate acyltransferase — translated: MNEFIKFLLLSVCAYLLGSIPFGFIIGKVNKVDVLQIGSKSASSTNVSRALGWRWATVSALLDFSKGLLPAYLARVNLSNQWFVIIVAILPMVGQVFPVFLHFRGGKGASAYYGAISGLIGLHYFLIFFPALPIVLLITRRMSLSNIIFSWWLTLGIAILTLLVKTPKFPLSYAIFSLLGALFMILAMRENIDRLVKGKEPETPLKW